One region of Collinsella aerofaciens ATCC 25986 genomic DNA includes:
- the istA gene encoding IS21 family transposase: MERNVMGELNVYRGSGAKPNFSEIARRHGMDRHTVAKYWREGEAAADGRSARGSAFDPLEEVIRAKAQLPGMTKMAVYAFLREGRGEGLPGYGAFTAWCRGRDVPFGGVGGREPHPRFETPPGRQLQFDWKEGMRLVDSEGEVFEFSVFTATLGYSRKHRFIPVRSRTLDDLLSCLLATFTRLGGVPEECITDNMSCLVTVSGRRRTRQERAWRFAREAGFELRLCAPRSPQTKGKDESANRFLNRLLAYGGEFTGWSGLAEAVARIEAQANSEPNRTTGLPPDALFMREKESLRPIGNLRLLESMVGDVSVQTVPPTMLVRAAGREWSVPRRCIGRRVSVIAMPGGQVVVRMAGEEVAVHDAASGPSRPINYDPDHYGQALEGKRGLADADIAEAARANLALLDSLGGA, encoded by the coding sequence ATGGAGCGAAACGTAATGGGAGAGCTGAACGTCTACAGGGGGTCCGGCGCGAAGCCGAACTTCAGCGAGATCGCGAGGAGGCACGGCATGGACCGGCACACGGTCGCCAAGTACTGGCGGGAGGGCGAGGCCGCCGCCGACGGGAGGTCCGCGAGGGGCAGCGCCTTCGACCCGCTCGAGGAGGTGATCCGCGCGAAGGCCCAGCTGCCCGGGATGACCAAGATGGCCGTGTACGCGTTCCTGCGCGAGGGCCGCGGGGAGGGGCTGCCCGGGTACGGCGCCTTCACCGCATGGTGCCGGGGCCGCGACGTGCCCTTCGGGGGTGTGGGCGGCCGCGAGCCGCACCCGCGGTTCGAGACGCCCCCGGGCAGGCAGCTGCAGTTCGACTGGAAGGAGGGCATGAGGCTCGTCGACTCGGAGGGCGAGGTCTTCGAGTTCAGCGTGTTCACCGCGACGCTCGGCTATTCCCGGAAGCACCGCTTCATACCGGTCAGGAGCCGCACGCTCGACGACCTGCTGTCCTGCCTGCTCGCCACCTTCACCCGCCTCGGCGGCGTCCCGGAGGAGTGCATCACGGACAACATGTCGTGCCTGGTGACCGTCTCGGGCCGCAGGAGGACCAGGCAGGAGAGGGCGTGGCGGTTCGCGCGGGAGGCCGGCTTCGAGCTCAGGCTCTGCGCGCCGCGCTCGCCGCAGACCAAGGGCAAGGACGAGTCGGCCAACCGCTTCCTGAACCGCCTGCTCGCCTACGGCGGCGAGTTCACCGGGTGGAGCGGCCTCGCCGAGGCGGTGGCCCGGATCGAGGCCCAGGCAAACTCGGAGCCGAACCGCACCACCGGCCTGCCGCCTGACGCGCTGTTCATGCGGGAGAAGGAGAGCCTGCGACCCATCGGGAACCTCCGTCTCCTCGAGTCGATGGTGGGCGACGTGAGCGTCCAGACCGTCCCGCCGACCATGCTCGTCAGGGCCGCCGGCAGGGAGTGGTCCGTGCCCAGGCGCTGCATCGGCCGGCGCGTGAGCGTCATAGCGATGCCCGGCGGCCAGGTCGTGGTGAGGATGGCCGGCGAGGAGGTCGCCGTCCACGACGCCGCGTCCGGGCCGTCGAGGCCCATCAACTACGACCCCGACCACTATGGGCAGGCCCTCGAGGGGAAGCGCGGCCTGGCCGACGCGGACATCGCCGAGGCCGCGCGCGCCAACCTCGCGCTGCTCGACTCGCTCGGAGGGGCGTGA
- the istB gene encoding IS21-like element helper ATPase IstB has protein sequence MGAVAEGSPSIRAQANLSALGLHEMAASLPDYVRMVAAGERGFASALEEMTRVEVAAREVRITSQRIRSSGFPYVKGLADFDWDFQPSVPRAEIEELATLRFVERAENVLFVGSPGVGKTHLAVALGIEAVRAGREVRFVDCARLVEDLEDASSRGILKKRLKYYAHSRLLIIDELGYLDVGSAGADLLFQLISTRYEQRSTIITTNVGISGWGRVFGDDVAASAIADRVCHHCHLVKITGRSYRLKDLPRDGPVKP, from the coding sequence ATGGGCGCCGTCGCGGAGGGTAGCCCCTCGATCAGGGCGCAGGCGAACCTCTCCGCGCTCGGGCTGCACGAGATGGCGGCGTCCCTGCCCGACTACGTGAGGATGGTCGCCGCGGGCGAGCGGGGCTTCGCCTCCGCCCTCGAGGAGATGACGCGCGTCGAGGTCGCCGCCCGGGAGGTCAGGATTACCAGCCAGCGCATACGGTCGTCGGGGTTCCCCTACGTCAAGGGGCTGGCGGACTTCGACTGGGACTTCCAGCCGTCGGTCCCGCGCGCCGAGATCGAGGAGCTCGCGACCCTGAGGTTCGTCGAGCGGGCCGAGAACGTCCTGTTCGTGGGGAGCCCCGGCGTGGGCAAGACGCACCTCGCCGTCGCGCTGGGCATCGAGGCGGTCAGGGCGGGGCGCGAGGTCAGGTTCGTGGACTGCGCCCGGCTCGTCGAGGACCTGGAGGACGCCTCGTCGCGCGGCATCCTCAAGAAGAGGCTCAAGTACTACGCCCACTCGAGGCTGCTGATCATCGACGAGCTCGGCTACCTCGACGTCGGTAGCGCGGGCGCGGACCTGCTGTTCCAGCTGATATCGACGCGCTACGAGCAGCGCTCGACGATCATCACCACCAACGTGGGGATCAGCGGCTGGGGCAGGGTGTTCGGGGACGACGTGGCGGCGAGCGCGATCGCGGACAGGGTGTGCCACCACTGCCACCTGGTCAAGATAACGGGCAGGTCCTACAGGCTGAAGGACCTGCCGAGGGACGGTCCCGTCAAGCCGTGA
- a CDS encoding transaldolase, which translates to MAIKVFADGANLEGMLDMYENGNVQGFTTNPSLMKKGGVTDYRAFAKEVLAHITDVSVSFEVFADDVETMEVEAREIATWADNVYVKIPCVTTKGESTAELVRKLSADGIKVNVTTIFTPEQVDEMVEAVDAETPSIISLFAGRIADTGVDPIPFVTESVKKAAVKPNCEVLWASTRELINIYQAEACGCQIITVPNSILAKRKNIGRDPYEVSLDTVRGFAKDIASLGFHILP; encoded by the coding sequence ATGGCAATCAAGGTGTTCGCTGACGGTGCAAACCTCGAGGGCATGCTCGACATGTACGAGAACGGCAACGTTCAGGGTTTCACGACCAACCCGTCCCTTATGAAGAAGGGTGGCGTGACGGATTACCGCGCGTTTGCCAAGGAGGTTCTGGCTCACATCACCGATGTGTCCGTCTCGTTTGAGGTCTTTGCCGATGACGTCGAGACCATGGAGGTCGAGGCCCGCGAGATCGCTACCTGGGCCGACAACGTCTACGTCAAGATTCCGTGCGTGACCACCAAGGGCGAGTCCACCGCCGAGCTGGTCCGCAAGCTTTCGGCCGATGGCATCAAGGTCAACGTCACCACTATCTTTACGCCCGAGCAGGTCGACGAGATGGTCGAGGCCGTTGACGCCGAGACGCCGTCCATCATCTCGCTCTTTGCCGGCCGTATCGCCGATACCGGCGTCGATCCCATTCCGTTTGTGACGGAGTCGGTCAAGAAGGCCGCCGTCAAGCCCAACTGCGAGGTCCTGTGGGCATCCACGCGCGAGCTCATCAACATCTACCAGGCCGAAGCCTGCGGTTGCCAGATCATCACGGTGCCTAACAGCATCCTGGCCAAGCGCAAGAACATCGGCCGTGATCCGTACGAGGTCTCGCTCGACACCGTCCGCGGCTTTGCCAAGGATATCGCCTCGCTCGGTTTCCATATCCTGCCGTAA
- a CDS encoding transposase, with protein sequence MHAAVYQDDPDLARCVWAEAAPWVASVSARAGEVFEQAEDSALAFTAFPRAHWAKLRTNNVQERANREIKRRYRVVQSFPSRESMLRLTCASLMETEGQWSQQRVFSEASAAEGFAEPADRPAPTEGRRRALGRRAREIVDEIVERRGLKKE encoded by the coding sequence GTGCACGCCGCGGTCTACCAGGACGACCCCGACCTCGCGCGCTGCGTGTGGGCCGAGGCGGCGCCCTGGGTGGCGTCGGTGTCCGCCAGGGCCGGCGAGGTCTTCGAGCAGGCCGAGGACTCCGCGCTGGCGTTCACGGCCTTCCCCAGGGCGCACTGGGCCAAGCTCCGCACCAACAACGTCCAGGAGCGCGCCAACCGCGAGATCAAGCGCCGCTACAGGGTCGTGCAGTCCTTCCCCTCGAGGGAGTCGATGCTGCGCCTGACGTGCGCGAGCCTCATGGAGACCGAGGGACAGTGGTCCCAGCAGCGCGTGTTCTCCGAGGCCTCGGCCGCCGAGGGCTTCGCCGAGCCCGCGGACAGGCCGGCCCCGACAGAGGGGAGGCGCCGCGCGCTCGGGCGGCGCGCCAGGGAGATAGTGGACGAGATAGTCGAGAGGCGCGGCCTCAAGAAGGAGTAA